The genomic window TACGCCTTGCTGTGGCAGCACGTCGCTCACGCCGTCACCCTGAGCAGCTTCGCCCCGGAGCGGCACGCCGTCTGGTGCATCCGCTCGCGCGTGTAAAACGGCGCAGGCCCGGCCGTGCAGGCCGCGAGTCGGATGAGGAAGACGTATTGGTGTTCGCAACGTGCCACCCGCAGCGCGGGAGAGAGTTCGCCCATGTCTTTGAAAGAGCCCTGTCCACTCGCAAGGATGGTAACACCCTGTTCCAGCTTGGCGATATAGCGACACACCTGCGCAACGCCCATTGCTTACGCGTGTAGCGGATGATGCCGCGCATATCGGCTTCTGTCTCTGCCGTGAGGATACAGGCCCGTCAAGCGCGGTCCCCGGCTAGTTCCTCATCAAGAATTTCGCCGATGCTGTTGGTGGACACGTTTCGTGCAGGGTCCTCGTTGATAGGATTTCCCAGGAGGATTTTCAGCGCCTGCCATGTCTGATCGGGATCAGCATCGCCGGGGAACAAGCGTTCGAGCGCGTATTGTTTGATGGTCTTGCCCTGCAAGGCGGCAAGCGTCTCGAGGCTCTGATGCTGCTGGTCGGTTATATCTATCGTCAGACGGCTCATAGATAAGCTCTGTAGAATTAAACAAACCCACATTAGCACATATGTGGGTGCGAGGTTACCACCCGAGCTTCCACCTCATATAATCTATGCTGCGCACCGTACGCGAGCCGCTGATCGCCACGGTCGAAGGGGCTGAAAGACAGCTGATCCGGCGCATCTCACCGCCAAGCCTGACCAGCATGCAGCCGACTGAGGTCCGGGTCGGCTGGATTTTTGCTACGTCCAAGTGGGACTGGCAGCACCGCGAAGGCCGCGAGGGGCGACAAGGGCTGGCTCTGCTTGGCGCTGGCGATCGTCATGACTACCGGGGACCGGGGGAGGCGCCGCCGGGGGCCTGCCGATCCATCATACGCCTCTAGCGCATCCGGCACACAGCTTAGCGAGCATGCGGACGGCATCGACGACACGCCGGCGGCGAACATCACGACCCCTCCGGCATGTCGACGCGATTTGTCGGCGAACGATCATCCCGCTCGTGACGCGTGTCATACAAGCCTGGCGGTTTGGGACATTATCGATCTCGACAAGGCAATCGAAGCCCACACCCATCAGACAAAATGGACCCTTGGGCGCCGAGAGACGAGCCGGAAGCGGAACTCAGACTTGCCGGCTGCGAGGCGGTCGTAGCTGACGTCCTCTGCCTTGGCCGCCTTTGGCTCGATGCTCTTGCGGTCTCCCGGACTGATCAGGCCCGCGATGTAAGCGGGGCACATCCGACGACGTGTCTGGTGAGCGCGCCCCAGGAAGGGCGTAAGGCGGTGCTCGAGATCCTCATCCGGCCCGCCTCCAAGGCCGGTCCTGCTGAAACGCAAGCGCCTTATCGATGACTGGAGGCTGTTGAAGGGAAGCACCTCTCTCATCAATCTGCCGAAGTGGCGTTGGTTTGGCGCATTCCGGGAACTCGACGGGCCGGAGGCGGGCCCGTGTCGGGCTGCCTCCACGCCGCCACTTCTAGCGTTGGATCCATCCGTTCCATGCGTCGAGCATCCGGGCCTGGTTGGCGGCGATCCAGGCGGAATCGTGCTTGACGATGGCCTGGAAGGCTTCAGGCGAACTGGGGATATTCGCGCGGGCTGTCTCGCTCATCAGTGCAACGGCATCGATGCTCGGCGGCGTAACGTTCAGTCGCTCTGCGAGCTTCGCCTGTACGGTCGGGTTGTCGAGGTAATATTTGAGCAGCGCTTCGGCCCCAGCCGGGTTGGGGCCGTCACGCAGGATCTGCAGTGTGTCGGCGAGCAGGAACGCGCCTTCATATGAGGTCCTCACGGGCTGGCCTTCGGCCTTCAAGGCCGATGCGCGCGTACCCCAGATCATGCCGGTGACATATTCGCCATTGCGGAAACCCTGCTGGCTCTGGTCACCCGTTCGCCACCAAAGCTGGATCTGTGGTTTGATCTCGTCGAGTTTCTTTAGTGCGCGATCGATATCCAGTGGGAAGAGCTTGTCGGCCGGCACACCATCAGCGAGCAGGGCGGCCGCGAGCACACGCCAGGGGTCATTGAAGCTCGGCAGCGCGCGGGCACCGGGAAAGCGTTTGGTGTCCCAGAAATCAGCCCAGTTCCGGGGCTGCTCGTCCTTGAAACTCTCTGTATTCGCGGCGAGCAACGTCGCATTGAGCGTGATGCGGACGCCGGCGGGATTGCAGGCTTTGTCGACCAGATCCTTGCGGGCGTTGAACTGTTCGCAGAACGACGCGAGGTCGCGGGTGAAGGAGCGGTTCTGCTCCGACTCAGCGATGATATCGACGTTATTGATGATGTCCCATGTGACGTTTCCAGCTTTCGCCATCGCCTGGGCACGGGCCCGCTGCTCGGCATCGGTCGCCGTGACGGTGGAGACCTTGATGCCCGTTGCCTTGGTGAAGGGTTCGAACCAGATCTCCTTGAGCGCCCTGTCATAGACGCCGCCTGTTGTCGCCACGACGACCTCGCCCGACTGCGCCGCGGCTGCCGTCGTGAGCGCGAGGCCGAAG from Hyphomicrobiales bacterium includes these protein-coding regions:
- a CDS encoding hypothetical protein (Evidence 5 : Unknown function) — translated: MGVAQVCRYIAKLEQGVTILASGQGSFKDMGELSPALRVARCEHQYVFLIRLAACTAGPAPFYTRERMHQTACRSGAKLLRVTA
- the parD gene encoding Antitoxin ParD, with the protein product MSRLTIDITDQQHQSLETLAALQGKTIKQYALERLFPGDADPDQTWQALKILLGNPINEDPARNVSTNSIGEILDEELAGDRA
- a CDS encoding hypothetical protein (Evidence 5 : Unknown function) — protein: MLRTVREPLIATVEGAERQLIRRISPPSLTSMQPTEVRVGWIFATSKWDWQHREGREGRQGLALLGAGDRHDYRGPGEAPPGACRSIIRL
- a CDS encoding hypothetical protein (Evidence 5 : Unknown function), coding for MREVLPFNSLQSSIRRLRFSRTGLGGGPDEDLEHRLTPFLGRAHQTRRRMCPAYIAGLISPGDRKSIEPKAAKAEDVSYDRLAAGKSEFRFRLVSRRPRVHFV
- a CDS encoding Spermidine/putrescine-binding protein; protein product: MITIGTHSRARNRITALVRQIGFGLALTTAAAAQSGEVVVATTGGVYDRALKEIWFEPFTKATGIKVSTVTATDAEQRARAQAMAKAGNVTWDIINNVDIIAESEQNRSFTRDLASFCEQFNARKDLVDKACNPAGVRITLNATLLAANTESFKDEQPRNWADFWDTKRFPGARALPSFNDPWRVLAAALLADGVPADKLFPLDIDRALKKLDEIKPQIQLWWRTGDQSQQGFRNGEYVTGMIWGTRASALKAEGQPVRTSYEGAFLLADTLQILRDGPNPAGAEALLKYYLDNPTVQAKLAERLNVTPPSIDAVALMSETARANIPSSPEAFQAIVKHDSAWIAANQARMLDAWNGWIQR